The Micrococcales bacterium genome includes a window with the following:
- a CDS encoding HAD-IA family hydrolase, producing the protein MRSVNPEIAVLDLAGTTISDEGLVLEAFRLAMSEVGIGPADPRYAAMVELVVKTMGQSKISVFTMLCDGDMHLARQANQAFEEAYAELLEKGLAKPIPGAEQAIRALRTNGIKVALTTGFSPKTRDLLLQAVGWSDLADLVLSPSDAGRGRPYPDMPLAALMRLGGSAVERLMVVGDTMADVASGLAAGAGTVVGVLTGTHNEFELAGAGAHHVLPSVTDLPNVVDMTAPLVGAGCN; encoded by the coding sequence ATGCGATCAGTCAACCCAGAGATTGCCGTGCTGGATCTAGCCGGCACCACCATCAGCGACGAGGGCCTGGTCCTCGAAGCCTTCAGGCTGGCCATGAGCGAGGTTGGCATTGGCCCGGCTGACCCGCGCTACGCGGCCATGGTCGAGCTAGTGGTCAAGACCATGGGCCAGTCCAAGATCAGCGTCTTCACCATGCTGTGTGACGGCGACATGCACCTAGCCCGGCAGGCCAACCAAGCTTTCGAAGAGGCCTACGCCGAGCTACTAGAAAAGGGCCTGGCCAAGCCGATCCCTGGCGCCGAACAGGCCATCCGGGCCCTGCGAACCAACGGCATCAAAGTCGCCCTCACTACCGGCTTTTCGCCCAAGACGCGCGACCTACTGTTGCAGGCGGTGGGCTGGAGTGACCTGGCTGACCTGGTGCTTTCGCCATCGGACGCCGGGCGCGGCCGCCCCTACCCGGATATGCCCCTGGCCGCGTTGATGCGGCTGGGCGGCAGTGCCGTAGAGCGGCTGATGGTGGTTGGAGACACTATGGCCGATGTCGCCTCCGGCCTGGCAGCGGGAGCCGGCACTGTGGTGGGGGTGCTGACCGGCACGCACAACGAATTCGAACTGGCCGGAGCCGGCGCCCATCATGTGCTGCCTTCGGTAACTGACCTACCCAATGTTGTGGATATGACCGCGCCACTGGTTGGCGCGGGCTGCAACTAA
- a CDS encoding helix-turn-helix domain-containing protein produces the protein MVRQVRVARGLTMAGLADLASVPTSTISRIESGKTEPTVAMLSRIARAAGFTYKPTLTEAGSDQPFADAVARLAEADVGERVRLLGRFPIVASTAPVARRTGTRRVAVPGGLVAAVELLQAQGQHPVVSGVEAVAASIDLIRSFVPLVYVDDPVRVERFAPGDRDAFQVMLLLPTTENVRRWTRNDTATAMVVREWGWLDAMASPGRQGDIAREEFASDPMVQA, from the coding sequence ATGGTGCGGCAGGTGCGCGTCGCGCGCGGGTTGACGATGGCCGGTTTGGCTGATCTGGCGAGCGTGCCAACATCGACGATCAGCCGCATTGAGTCGGGAAAGACCGAGCCAACAGTGGCCATGCTGTCGCGTATCGCTCGGGCTGCGGGGTTCACCTATAAGCCGACGCTAACAGAGGCGGGCAGCGATCAGCCCTTCGCAGACGCGGTCGCTCGCCTGGCCGAAGCCGACGTGGGCGAACGCGTGCGGCTGCTTGGCCGGTTCCCGATCGTGGCTTCGACCGCCCCTGTGGCACGCCGGACAGGTACGCGCCGGGTGGCTGTGCCTGGTGGCCTTGTCGCAGCTGTAGAGCTGCTGCAAGCCCAGGGCCAACATCCGGTTGTGTCGGGTGTTGAAGCAGTCGCCGCGAGCATTGACCTGATCCGATCGTTCGTCCCGCTTGTCTACGTGGATGATCCAGTACGGGTCGAAAGGTTCGCCCCTGGGGATCGGGACGCCTTCCAGGTGATGTTGCTTTTGCCGACGACCGAAAACGTGCGCCGTTGGACCCGCAACGACACGGCGACTGCGATGGTGGTTCGCGAGTGGGGGTGGCTGGACGCGATGGCATCTCCTGGCCGTCAAGGTGATATCGCCCGCGAGGAATTCGCCTCGGACCCGATGGTGCAGGCATGA
- a CDS encoding 2-aminoethylphosphonate--pyruvate transaminase: MTQTASAIAPHTFSVTPELEDLGLIDGCDHTQRVLLTPGPLTTAPEVRAAAGVDWGSWDRDFVALTARVRAGLLEAGGVPTGLACVPMQGSGTFSVEAAVRTFVPANGGLVVGVNGAYGERMARLAQQAGLRVHVVEERWNRPIDPERLARVLRVRRGFTHVGLIHCETSTGLLNPLRTTAEAVHGAGGKLIVDAMSTFGALEVMADHPAIDAVVAASGKCLEGLPGVGFVLSHPEVLTEAQGRCDSLSLDLVDQYEYMELSGQWRYTPPTHVVAALAVALDHHRQEGGRAARLARYQANSTALTEAAAQLNLLPYLPQSVQAPIIHTYYAPRGNGWSFSRFYDLVRRRGFILYPGKLTEEETFRVGCIGRVTAHTMRQAAQAIGQALASMGLAATNEMN; encoded by the coding sequence ATGACACAGACTGCATCAGCCATCGCGCCTCACACCTTCTCTGTCACCCCAGAGCTGGAGGACCTGGGACTGATCGACGGTTGTGACCACACCCAACGAGTGTTGTTGACACCAGGCCCCCTGACCACCGCGCCAGAGGTACGGGCGGCCGCTGGCGTCGACTGGGGATCATGGGACCGGGACTTCGTCGCCCTAACGGCCAGGGTCCGTGCCGGTTTGCTTGAGGCTGGCGGTGTACCTACCGGTCTGGCCTGCGTGCCGATGCAGGGTTCGGGCACCTTCAGCGTCGAGGCCGCCGTGCGAACTTTCGTGCCGGCCAACGGTGGCCTGGTGGTGGGCGTCAACGGCGCCTACGGCGAGCGCATGGCCCGCCTGGCCCAACAGGCCGGCTTGAGGGTCCATGTGGTTGAGGAGCGCTGGAACCGCCCCATCGATCCCGAGCGCCTGGCCCGGGTACTGCGGGTCAGACGCGGCTTCACTCATGTTGGCTTGATCCACTGCGAGACCTCGACCGGCTTGCTCAACCCACTTCGGACCACCGCAGAGGCCGTCCATGGAGCCGGCGGCAAGCTGATTGTCGACGCCATGAGTACCTTTGGTGCCCTTGAGGTCATGGCTGACCATCCGGCGATTGATGCGGTCGTGGCGGCCAGCGGCAAATGCTTAGAGGGTCTGCCCGGAGTTGGTTTTGTGCTGAGCCACCCCGAGGTTCTGACCGAGGCCCAGGGCCGCTGCGATTCGCTTTCGCTCGACCTGGTTGACCAGTACGAATACATGGAGCTCAGCGGCCAATGGCGCTACACCCCGCCAACTCACGTAGTCGCCGCACTGGCGGTGGCGCTTGACCATCACCGCCAAGAGGGCGGCCGGGCGGCTCGTCTGGCCCGCTACCAGGCCAATTCGACAGCCTTGACTGAGGCCGCCGCGCAGCTCAACCTGTTGCCCTACCTACCCCAGTCCGTCCAGGCGCCCATCATTCACACCTACTACGCCCCAAGAGGCAACGGCTGGTCCTTCTCCCGCTTCTACGACCTGGTCCGCCGCCGCGGCTTCATCCTCTACCCGGGCAAGCTGACCGAAGAAGAGACTTTCCGCGTTGGCTGCATTGGTCGGGTCACAGCCCACACGATGCGCCAAGCGGCCCAGGCGATTGGCCAGGCCCTGGCCTCAATGGGCCTGGCCGCAACCAACGAGATGAACTGA